The following proteins are co-located in the Salvelinus fontinalis isolate EN_2023a chromosome 41, ASM2944872v1, whole genome shotgun sequence genome:
- the LOC129840550 gene encoding transmembrane protein 41A-B-like: MGSISGLLSVVGAATLYLYLLSSFLPPGPQHLHRRHELNNESAEGDGDVEVVEYRLKFPSDLDELRELAEMLQFYKTEHTGYVVLLFCSAYLYKQSFAIPGSSFLNMLAGALFGPWQGLVLACLLTTTGSTFCYLLSAAFGKSYIIHLFPDKVDRLQNKVEENRSSLFFFLLFLRFFPMTPNWFLNVTSPILNIPVSMFFFSVLIGLIPYNFICVRTGSILSEISSLDDIFSWGTLLQLLAIACVALLPGALIKRYRQNHLQLDGLQQNGGHRQNQGQAADDRKRR, encoded by the exons ATGGGTTCCATTTCGGGTTTATTATCTGTGGTAGGAGCGGCAACTTTATACCTCTATCTCCTGTCCTCTTTCCTGCCGCCCGGACCGCAACATCTTCACCGGCGACATGAGTTAAACAACGAGAGCGCAGAGGGAGACGGGGACGTGGAAGTTGTAGAGTACAG ACTGAAGTTCCCGTCGGACCTGGATGAGCTGAGGGAGCTGGCTGAGATGCTGCAGTTCTATAAGACAGAACACACAGGCTACGTGGTGCTGCTGTTCTGTAGTGCCTACCTCTACAAACAGTCCTTCGCCATCCCCGGCTCCTCCTTCCTG AACATGCTGGCGGGGGCGCTGTTTGGTCCATGGCAGGGTCTGGTCCTGGCCTGTCTTCTGACCACCACCGGCTCTACCTTCTGTTACCTGCTCTCTGCTGCCTTCGGGAAGAGCTACATCATACACCTGTTCCCTGACAAGGTGGACAGGCTGCAGAacaag GTGGAGGAGAACCGTAGCAGTCTGTTCTTCTTCCTCCTGTTCCTGCGGTTCTTCCCCATGACTCCTAACTGGTTCCTGAACGTCACGTCCCCCATCCTCAACATCCCCGTCTCCATGTTCTTCTTCTCCGTACTCATCG GTTTGATCCCGTATAACTTCATCTGCGTGCGGACAGGCTCCATCCTGTCAGAGATCTCTTCCCTGGACGATATCTTCTCCTGGGGGACGCTGCTACAGCTGTTGGCCATCGCCTGTGTGGCCCTTCTTCCCGGAGCCCTTATCAAGCGCTACAGACAGAACCATCTCCAACTGGACGGGCTGCAGCAGAATGGAGGACACAGACAGAACCAGGGACAAGCAGCTGATGACAGAAAGAGGAGATGA